A genomic region of Arachis hypogaea cultivar Tifrunner chromosome 5, arahy.Tifrunner.gnm2.J5K5, whole genome shotgun sequence contains the following coding sequences:
- the LOC112800457 gene encoding uncharacterized protein: MGRAPCCDKANVKKGPWSPEEDAKLKSYIEQHGTGGNWIALPQKIGLKRCGKSCRLRWLNYLRPNIKHGSFSEEEDNIICTLYVSIGSRWSIIAAQLPGRTDNDIKNYWNTRLKKKLLAKQRKLDQPPPIPYCNSSSNSSSSSSVPQLVVPPAPPSIHDYDLTSLISSFPQQHHLYPPPNMYHHQQGFESLLIDDDLSHLMACVVSNNQQMEVQQGFYGSTTSTESTTTTSWGPDMTSLVNYSSPPPPPPPLLYQDDASPASRYFGMQML, translated from the exons atgggaaGAGCACCTTGCTGTGACAAAGCGAACGTGAAGAAAGGGCCATGGTCGCCTGAAGAAGACGCGAAACTCAAGTCTTACATCGAGCAGCACGGCACAGGAGGCAATTGGATCGCCCTCCCTCAGAAgatag GACTTAAGAGATGCGGGAAAAGCTGTCGTCTAAGATGGCTGAATTATCTTCGGCCAAACATTAAACACGGTAGTTTCTCAGAAGAAGAAGACAACATCATCTGCACCCTGTATGTTAGTATTGGAAGCAGGTGGTCTATTATAGCAGCACAGTTACCAGGGCGCACAGACAATGACATCAAGAACTACTGGAACACCAGGCTCAAGAAGAAGCTCCTTGCAAAGCAAAGGAAACTAGACCAACCTCCTCCTATTCCTTATTGCAATTcctcttctaattcttcttcttcttcttcagttcCACAACTAGTAGTACCACCTGCACCGCCTTCCATCCACGACTACGATCTCACCTCCCTCATATCCTCCTTCCCACAGCAACACCACCTTTATCCACCGCCAAATATGTATCACCATCAGCAAGGCTTTGAAAGCTTATTGATAGATGATGATTTGAGCCATCTCATGGCGTGTGTAGTGAGTAATAATCAACAAATGGAAGTGCAGCAGGGTTTTTATGGCAGCACGACTTCAACAGAGAGCACTACTACTACTAGTTGGGGACCTGATATGACCTCTCTCGTTAACtactcatcaccaccaccaccaccaccacctttgCTTTATCAAGATGACGCTTCACCTGCTTCTAGGTACTTTGGAATGCAAATGCTAtaa